One Paramisgurnus dabryanus chromosome 10, PD_genome_1.1, whole genome shotgun sequence genomic region harbors:
- the LOC135739152 gene encoding trace amine-associated receptor 13c-like, which translates to MAYETEDQETQYCFPAINSSCIKTKHSTHKYNIMYVFFSLLSVWTVFLNLLVIISISHFKKLHTSTNMLILSLAVSDLLVGLIVMPLEAIKLIETCWYYGDTFCRLGLLIEGLLTSTSLSNLVLIAVDRYVAVCHPLLYPQKITTTRTIIIICVCWFCSSAFNISFLITTSQRKYTCYGECTIIITFALTIIDLFLFFLFPCTVIITLYLRIFYVAYQQVKVINSLMRSGKHLTEGSVRRKSESKAALTLGIIVTAYLFCWIPYFILSLTPKTSMTSLITYCILWMLYINSGLNPLIYAIFYPWFRTSVKHILNLSKIFKPA; encoded by the coding sequence ATGGCCTATGAGACAGAAGACCAAGAGACTCAATACTGCTTTCCTGCCATTAACTCATCATGCATCAAGACAAAACACTCCACACATAAATACAAtatcatgtatgtgtttttttcattgctgTCAGTATGGACTGTGTTTCTGAATTTGCTGGTgatcatctccatctctcacttcaagAAGCTTCACACTTCAACCAACATGCTCATTctctctctggctgtgtctgacCTGCTCGTAGGACTTATTGTCATGCCCTTGGAGGCGATTAAGTTGATTGAAACATGTTGGTACTATGGAGACACTTTCTGTAGACTGGGTTTATTAATTGAAGGATTGCTCACCTCTACATCTCTgagtaatttagttttaataGCTGTTGACCGTTATGTGGCCGTGTGTCACCCTTTACTGTACCCacagaaaataacaacaacTAGAACAATAATTATTATCTGTGTTTGTTGGTTTTGCTCTTCAGCTTTTAACATTTCATTTCTTATAACTACCTCAcaaagaaaatacacatgttatGGAGAATGTACAATTATCATTACTTTCGCCTTGACAATCATTGACCTGTTCCTGTTTTTCCTGTTTCCTTGTACCGTCATTATAACTTTATATTTGAGAATCTTTTATGTAGCATATCAACAAGTGAAAGTTATAAACTCTCTGATGAGGAGTGGAAAACATCTAACAGAAGGTTCAGTGAGGAGGAAATCTGAGAGCAAAGCCGCTCTGACATTAGGAATCATCGTGACTGCTTATCTGTTTTGCTGGATTccctattttattttatctctAACACCAAAAACAAGCATGACTTCTCTTATAACCTATTGTATATTATGGATGTTGTATATTAATTCAGGTCTAAATCCTCTCATCTATGCTATATTTTACCCCTGGTTTAGAACGTCAGTTAAACACATCCTAAATCTATCCAAAATATTTAAGCCAGCATAA
- the LOC135739144 gene encoding trace amine-associated receptor 13c-like, producing the protein MAYETEVHETQYCFPAINSSCIKTKRPTYEYNIMYVFFSLLSVWTVFLNLLVIISISHFKKLHTPTNMLILSLAVADLLVGLIVMPLEAIKLIETCWYFGDTICRLFILTVGLLTSTSLSNLVLIAADRYVAVCHPLLYPQKITTTRTIIIICVCWFYSSAYNISVLITTSQSKYACYGECTIIITFAWTIIDLFVSFLFPCTFIITLYLRIFYVAHHQVKVINSLMRSGKHLTEGSVRRKSESKAALTLGIIVMVYLFCWIPYFSLSLTPNTSMTSVIAYFMLWMLYINSALNPLIYAIFYPWFRTSVKHILNLSKILKPA; encoded by the coding sequence ATGGCCTATGAGACAGAAGTTCATGAGACTCAATACTGCTTTCCTGCCATTAACTCATCATGCATCAAGACAAAACGCCCCACATATGAATACAAtatcatgtatgtgtttttttcattgctgTCAGTATGGACTGTGTTTCTGAATCTGCTGGTgatcatctccatctctcacttcaagAAGCTTCACACTCCAACCAACATGCTCATTCTCTCTCTGGCTGTGGCCGACCTGCTTGTAGGACTTATTGTCATGCCCTTGGAGGCGATTAAGTTGATTGAAACATGTTGGTACTTTGGAGACACTATCTGTAGACTGTTTATATTAACTGTAGGATTGCTCACCTCTACATCTCTgagtaatttagttttaataGCTGCTGACCGTTATGTGGCTGTGTGTCACCCTCTGCTGTACCCACAGAAAATAACAACGACTAGAACAATAATTATTATCTGTGTTTGCTGGTTCTACTCTTCAGCTTATAACATTTCAGTTCTTATAACTACCTCACAAAGTAAATACGCATGTTATGGAGAATGTACAATTATCATTACTTTTGCCTGGACAATCATTGACCTGTTTGTGTCTTTCCTGTTTCCTTGTACCTTCATTATAACTTTATATTTGAGAATCTTCTATGTCGCACATCATCAAGTGAAAGTTATAAACTCTCTGATGAGGAGTGGAAAACATCTAACAGAAGGTTCAGTGAGAAGGAAATCTGAGAGCAAAGCCGCTCTGACATTAGGAATCATTGTGATGGTTTATCTGTTTTGCTGGATTCCCTATTTTAGTTTATCTCTAACACCAAACACAAGCATGACTTCTGTTATAGcctattttatgttatggatgTTGTATATTAATTCAGCTCTGAATCCTCTCATCTATGCTATATTTTACCCCTGGTTTAGAACGTCAGTTAAACACATCCTAAATCTATCCAAAATATTAAAGCCAGCATAA